A stretch of the Enterobacter mori genome encodes the following:
- the uspG gene encoding universal stress protein UspG encodes MYQTIIMPVDVFEMELSDKAVRHAEFLAQQDGIIHLLHVLPGSASLSLHRFAADVRRFEEHLQHEAETRLQTMVEHFTIDPSRIKTHVRFGSVRDAVNELAGELNADVVVIGSRNPSITTHLLGSNASSVIRHTHIPVMVVR; translated from the coding sequence ATGTACCAGACAATCATTATGCCGGTTGATGTTTTTGAGATGGAGTTGAGCGACAAGGCTGTTCGCCACGCGGAGTTCCTCGCGCAGCAGGACGGAATCATTCATCTGTTGCACGTGTTGCCGGGCTCGGCCAGCCTTAGCCTGCACCGCTTTGCCGCCGACGTGCGCCGCTTCGAAGAGCATCTGCAGCACGAAGCGGAAACGCGCCTGCAAACCATGGTAGAGCATTTCACCATCGACCCTTCACGCATTAAAACCCACGTCCGTTTTGGCAGCGTGCGTGACGCCGTAAATGAACTGGCGGGAGAGTTAAACGCCGACGTGGTGGTTATTGGTTCGCGTAATCCGTCGATCACCACTCACCTGCTGGGCTCTAACGCCTCCAGCGTGATCCGCCACACCCATATTCCGGTAATGGTGGTCAGATAA
- a CDS encoding zinc-dependent alcohol dehydrogenase, translating into MKALTYHGPHHVRVDNVPDPVIEQPDDIILRVTATAICGSDLHLYRGKIPKVEHGDIFGHEFMGEVVETGRDVKNLQKGERVVIPFVIACGDCFFCRLQQYAACEKTNAGQGAALNKKQIPAPAALFGYSHLYGGVPGGQAEYVRVPKGNVGPFKVPQLLSDDKALFLSDILPTAWQAAKNAQIAKGSSVAVFGAGPVGLLTIACARLLGAEQIFVIDHHPYRLQFAQERYGAIPINFDDDNDAAEKIIEQTAGQRGVDAVIDAVGFEAKGSTTETILSNLKIEGSSGKALRQCIAAVRRGGVVSVPGVYAGFIHGFLFGDAFDKGISFKMGQTHVHAWLGELLPLIEKGLLTPEEIVTHYLPLADAERAYKIFEKREEACRKVILVPGAESPEAAEQQVKGLVNAFPGGVV; encoded by the coding sequence ATGAAAGCACTCACGTACCACGGTCCACACCATGTTCGCGTTGATAATGTTCCCGATCCCGTCATTGAACAACCTGACGATATCATCCTGCGCGTCACGGCGACGGCGATTTGTGGATCCGATCTGCATCTTTACCGCGGTAAGATCCCGAAGGTCGAGCACGGCGACATTTTTGGCCATGAATTTATGGGCGAAGTGGTCGAAACCGGCAGGGATGTGAAGAACTTGCAGAAGGGCGAGCGGGTGGTCATCCCCTTCGTGATTGCCTGTGGCGACTGCTTTTTTTGCCGTCTGCAACAGTATGCGGCCTGCGAGAAAACCAACGCCGGGCAGGGCGCGGCGCTGAATAAAAAGCAAATTCCCGCGCCTGCCGCGCTGTTTGGTTACAGCCACCTTTACGGCGGCGTGCCGGGAGGACAGGCGGAATACGTTCGCGTGCCGAAAGGCAATGTCGGACCGTTCAAGGTGCCGCAACTGTTGTCAGATGACAAAGCGCTGTTCCTCTCAGATATTTTGCCCACAGCCTGGCAGGCAGCAAAAAACGCGCAGATTGCAAAAGGCTCGAGCGTAGCAGTTTTCGGCGCGGGACCCGTCGGTTTGCTGACCATCGCCTGCGCACGGCTGTTAGGGGCTGAACAGATCTTTGTCATTGACCATCATCCGTACCGGCTTCAGTTTGCTCAGGAACGTTACGGTGCCATTCCCATTAACTTTGATGATGATAACGACGCGGCGGAAAAAATCATTGAGCAGACGGCAGGGCAGCGCGGCGTGGATGCGGTGATTGACGCGGTCGGGTTTGAAGCCAAGGGCAGCACCACTGAAACCATTCTCAGTAATCTCAAGATTGAAGGAAGCAGTGGTAAAGCGCTACGCCAGTGTATCGCGGCCGTAAGACGCGGTGGGGTGGTGAGCGTGCCGGGCGTCTATGCCGGGTTTATTCATGGGTTCTTATTTGGCGACGCCTTTGATAAAGGGATCAGCTTTAAGATGGGGCAGACGCACGTTCATGCCTGGCTGGGCGAGTTGCTGCCACTGATTGAAAAAGGGTTGCTGACGCCGGAGGAGATCGTCACGCACTATCTGCCTCTGGCCGATGCTGAACGTGCGTACAAAATTTTTGAGAAACGG